The proteins below come from a single Agrococcus beijingensis genomic window:
- the ndk gene encoding nucleoside-diphosphate kinase: MQTTLVLIKPDGVQRQLTGAILARIEAKGYRLTDLRLVQPDRARLEEHYAEHQGKPFFEPLVEFMMSGPSVAIRLEGDRVIEGFRSLAGTTDPTTAAPGTIRGDLGRDWGLKVQQNLVHGSDSEESAERELALWFA; the protein is encoded by the coding sequence ATGCAGACCACCCTCGTCCTCATCAAGCCCGACGGCGTCCAGCGCCAGCTCACCGGCGCCATCCTGGCCCGCATCGAGGCGAAGGGCTATCGTCTCACCGACCTGCGCCTGGTGCAGCCCGACCGCGCCCGCCTCGAGGAGCACTACGCCGAGCACCAGGGCAAGCCCTTCTTCGAGCCGCTCGTCGAGTTCATGATGTCGGGCCCCTCGGTGGCGATCCGCCTCGAGGGCGACCGCGTCATCGAGGGCTTCCGCTCGCTCGCCGGCACCACCGACCCGACGACCGCCGCGCCCGGCACGATCCGCGGCGACCTCGGCCGCGACTGGGGCCTCAAGGTGCAGCAGAACCTCGTGCACGGCTCCGACTCCGAGGAGTCGGCAGAGCGCGAGCTCGCGCTCTGGTTCGCCTGA
- a CDS encoding DUF4233 domain-containing protein, with protein MSTRAPRQRPARGAMESLLRITHTLQFAAILFGALATWGVTRDWPAPVAFLGVGVLLLATMPVLSRPWGWLVSLLLQVAIGALTVFEPVWGVVAAVLIGLWIFCFVKARGIEQQRRAAGLDPRGAPGS; from the coding sequence ATGAGCACCCGTGCGCCGCGCCAGCGGCCCGCCCGCGGCGCGATGGAGTCGCTGCTGCGCATCACCCACACGCTGCAGTTCGCCGCGATCCTGTTCGGCGCGCTCGCCACCTGGGGCGTCACGCGCGACTGGCCCGCGCCGGTCGCGTTCCTCGGCGTGGGCGTGCTGCTGCTGGCGACCATGCCGGTGCTCAGCCGCCCGTGGGGGTGGCTCGTGAGCCTGCTGCTGCAGGTCGCGATCGGCGCGCTGACGGTGTTCGAGCCCGTCTGGGGCGTCGTCGCGGCGGTGCTCATCGGCCTGTGGATCTTCTGCTTCGTGAAGGCGCGCGGCATCGAGCAGCAGCGCCGCGCAGCCGGCCTCGATCCGCGCGGTGCGCCGGGCAGCTGA
- the leuE gene encoding leucine efflux protein LeuE — protein MSFDAATLTAFTLGAIAIVLLPGANSLFVATTALRAGPRAGFGAMSGVFLGDAILMVLAVLSAQALSANPIVYLALTWAGALYLCWLALGLVRSAVARIRAKLRDRAEPEPTESPMSPATAPNPIIAQPRLRPFRTALVTSVLNPKAILFVASFFVQFIDPGSATPLVDVLVLMLILELLSGAYLTVLVVVGARIGRRVSPHGWPAIVGTLLAAAAFVALAVRVVLP, from the coding sequence GTGAGCTTCGACGCGGCGACACTCACAGCCTTCACATTGGGCGCGATCGCGATCGTGCTGCTGCCCGGCGCCAACAGCCTCTTCGTCGCGACCACCGCGCTGCGCGCAGGCCCGCGCGCCGGCTTCGGGGCGATGTCGGGCGTCTTCCTCGGCGACGCGATCCTGATGGTGCTCGCGGTGCTGTCGGCGCAGGCGCTGTCGGCGAACCCGATCGTCTACCTGGCGCTGACGTGGGCGGGCGCGCTCTACCTCTGCTGGCTCGCGCTCGGGCTGGTGCGCAGCGCCGTCGCGCGCATCCGCGCGAAGCTGCGCGACCGCGCCGAGCCCGAGCCGACCGAGAGCCCGATGAGCCCGGCGACGGCGCCGAACCCGATCATCGCGCAGCCGCGGCTGCGGCCGTTCCGGACGGCACTGGTCACGAGCGTGCTCAACCCGAAGGCGATCCTGTTCGTCGCATCCTTCTTCGTGCAGTTCATCGACCCCGGTTCGGCCACGCCCCTGGTCGACGTGCTGGTGCTCATGCTGATCCTCGAGCTGCTCTCGGGCGCCTACCTGACGGTGCTGGTCGTGGTGGGGGCCCGCATCGGCCGGAGGGTCTCGCCGCACGGCTGGCCGGCGATCGTCGGCACGCTGCTCGCGGCCGCCGCCTTCGTCGCCCTCGCCGTGCGCGTCGTGCTCCCATGA
- a CDS encoding bifunctional folylpolyglutamate synthase/dihydrofolate synthase — protein MTGETEGREPDIDDRILEALEHREAAEAAYQALLARAGEQAIEPRIEATRRAVELLGDPQRAYRVIHITGTNGKGSTARIADALLRAHGLRTGVLTSPHLERVNERIMLDGEPISDEAFARGYDDVVPFLEMVDAELEAAGERTLTFFEAFTVLALAVMADTPVDVAVLEVGMGGTWDSTNVADGDVAVLTPIALDHTSRLGTTVEAIAREKAGIIKPDAIVVSAAQEPEALAVIEARADEVGARLLVEGRDFALSAQSVAVGGQLITVRGLAAEYLDQLVPLLGAHQGANAALALVAVEAFLGGGTQPMTAEVLADGFAAATSPGRLDVVGAQPLVILDAAHNPHGAEALRAALGEYFGLERVTLVLGVLAGKDASGVLRALEPVIDEVIVTQSTSERAMDADALAAQAVEVLGADRVLVEPDLGTAVETARESATDRGGAVVVTGSITLLGDVLGHAREAGWLTRPDARRQAATVEITDEEQR, from the coding sequence ATGACCGGCGAGACCGAGGGCCGCGAGCCCGACATCGACGACCGGATCCTCGAGGCGCTCGAGCACCGCGAGGCGGCCGAAGCGGCCTATCAGGCGCTGCTGGCCCGGGCGGGGGAGCAGGCGATCGAGCCGCGCATCGAGGCGACCCGTCGCGCCGTCGAGCTGCTCGGCGACCCGCAGCGCGCGTACCGCGTGATCCACATCACCGGCACCAACGGCAAGGGCTCGACGGCCCGCATCGCCGACGCGCTGCTGCGCGCGCACGGGCTGCGCACCGGCGTGCTGACGAGCCCGCACCTCGAGCGCGTCAACGAGCGCATCATGCTCGACGGCGAGCCGATCAGCGACGAGGCGTTCGCGCGCGGCTACGACGACGTCGTGCCGTTCCTCGAGATGGTCGACGCCGAGCTCGAGGCCGCGGGCGAGCGGACGCTGACGTTCTTCGAGGCGTTCACCGTGCTCGCGCTGGCCGTGATGGCCGACACCCCGGTCGACGTGGCCGTGCTCGAGGTCGGCATGGGCGGCACCTGGGACTCCACGAACGTCGCCGACGGCGACGTCGCGGTGCTCACGCCCATCGCGCTCGACCACACCAGCCGGCTCGGCACGACCGTCGAGGCGATCGCGCGCGAGAAGGCCGGCATCATCAAGCCCGACGCGATCGTGGTCTCTGCCGCGCAGGAGCCCGAGGCGCTCGCCGTCATCGAGGCCCGCGCCGACGAGGTCGGCGCCCGGCTGCTCGTCGAGGGGCGCGACTTCGCGCTCTCGGCCCAGTCGGTGGCGGTCGGCGGCCAGCTGATCACCGTGCGCGGCCTCGCCGCCGAGTACCTCGACCAGCTCGTGCCGCTGCTGGGCGCGCACCAGGGCGCCAACGCCGCGCTCGCGCTCGTCGCGGTCGAGGCGTTCCTCGGCGGCGGCACCCAGCCGATGACCGCCGAGGTGCTGGCCGACGGCTTCGCCGCCGCGACCTCGCCCGGCCGCCTCGACGTCGTGGGCGCGCAGCCGCTCGTCATCCTCGACGCCGCGCACAACCCGCACGGCGCCGAGGCGCTGCGGGCGGCGCTGGGGGAGTACTTCGGCCTCGAGCGCGTCACGCTCGTGCTCGGGGTGCTCGCCGGCAAGGACGCCTCGGGCGTGCTGCGCGCGCTCGAGCCGGTCATCGACGAGGTCATCGTCACCCAGTCGACCTCCGAGCGCGCGATGGACGCCGACGCGCTCGCCGCGCAGGCGGTGGAGGTGCTCGGCGCCGACCGCGTGCTCGTCGAGCCCGACCTCGGCACGGCCGTCGAGACCGCGCGGGAGTCGGCGACCGACCGTGGCGGCGCCGTCGTCGTGACCGGCTCGATCACCCTGCTCGGCGACGTGCTCGGCCACGCTCGCGAGGCCGGCTGGCTCACGCGGCCCGACGCGCGCCGCCAGGCCGCCACGGTCGAGATCACCGACGAGGAGCAGCGATGA
- the ileS gene encoding isoleucine--tRNA ligase: MTDQTQPRGRYPLSGDASVVASPDLPAIETGILAFWKGDDTFRASLEQRQGCEEWVFYDGPPFANGLPHYGHLLTGYAKDVFPRFHTMRGKQVPRVFGWDTHGLPAELEAMKQLGITEKAEIEAMGVDVFNAKARESVLQYVDEWQAYVTRQARWVDFEGGYKTLDLTYMESVIWAFKTLHDKGLAYEGYRVLPYCWRDETPLSNHELRMDDDVYQDRQDTTLTVTFPLSGERADALGLTGVKALAWTTTPWTLPTNLALAVGPGVQYAVVPAGPEGTSAGHPGAGEGDFLLAADTVAGYFKDLGYGSAEDAVAAATRTLPGSELAGITYEPLFDFFADASVWGTEHAFQILVDDYVATGEGTGIVHQAPAYGEDDQRVATAAGIPTILSVDDGGRFLDVVAPVAGQQVFDANKPLSKLLKDAGRVLRQASYVHSYPHCWRCRNPLIYKAVSSWFVKVTDFKDDLLAANEQINWVPENVKHGQFGKWLEGARDWSISRNRYWGSPIPVWKSDDPNHPRVDVYGSLDELERDFGVRPTDLHRPAIDELTRPNPDDPTGRSTMRRIEDVLDVWFDSGSMPFAQFHYPFENEAWFEAHSPADYIVEYIGQARGWFYVMHVLSVGLFGRPAFENVISHGIILGDDGFKASKSRRNYPDVNESFDTYGSDAVRWNLMQGSILRGGNFVVSEEGIREALRQFHLPLWSTWYFFSTYANRAADGAPYLAKRSTASADVLDRYILAKLRQTVEAATASLERLDATGATLAVREFLDVLTNWYVRRSRDRFWQGVAADGPAGTSAGAEAFDTLWTVLETLTRIAAPLSPLVTEEVWRGLTGGRSVHLTDWPDASALPADDALVAQMDAVRAVASVGNALRKQARKRVRLPLPTLTVVGDVDVAAFRAVLQDELNVREVVLEPAGPDALERYGISRRLQVNARAAGPRLGKDVQRAIQAARAGDWSVDGEAVVAGGIALEEGEYELALEVADETAAVGFLPGGGFVVLDTATTPELEAEGLARDVVRAVQSARKDAGLDVSDRIRLVLGSDAHGVAALEANRELVMGETLAVELDLERVDDTMGELADGRTAHRVGDGSPLAITIERAEGAAASSAGTHATAYTAEGAQA; encoded by the coding sequence GTGACCGATCAGACCCAGCCCCGTGGCCGCTACCCGCTCTCCGGTGACGCGAGCGTCGTCGCCAGCCCCGACCTGCCGGCGATCGAGACCGGCATCCTCGCCTTCTGGAAGGGCGACGACACCTTCAGGGCGTCGCTCGAGCAGCGCCAGGGCTGCGAGGAGTGGGTCTTCTACGACGGCCCGCCGTTCGCGAACGGCCTGCCGCACTACGGCCACCTGCTCACCGGGTACGCGAAGGACGTCTTCCCGCGCTTCCACACGATGCGCGGCAAGCAGGTGCCGCGCGTGTTCGGCTGGGACACCCACGGCCTGCCGGCGGAGCTCGAGGCGATGAAGCAGCTGGGCATCACCGAGAAGGCCGAGATCGAGGCGATGGGCGTCGACGTCTTCAACGCGAAGGCGCGCGAGTCGGTGCTGCAGTACGTCGACGAGTGGCAGGCCTACGTCACCCGCCAGGCGCGCTGGGTCGACTTCGAGGGCGGCTACAAGACGCTCGACCTCACCTACATGGAGAGCGTCATCTGGGCGTTCAAGACGCTCCACGACAAGGGCCTCGCCTACGAGGGCTACCGGGTGCTGCCGTACTGCTGGCGCGACGAGACGCCGCTGTCGAACCACGAGCTGCGCATGGACGACGACGTCTACCAGGACCGCCAGGACACCACGCTCACCGTCACCTTCCCGCTCTCGGGCGAGCGGGCGGATGCGTTGGGACTGACGGGCGTGAAGGCCCTGGCATGGACGACGACACCGTGGACGCTGCCCACGAACCTCGCGCTCGCGGTCGGCCCGGGCGTGCAGTACGCCGTCGTGCCCGCCGGCCCCGAGGGCACCAGCGCCGGCCACCCAGGCGCCGGCGAGGGCGACTTCCTGCTCGCCGCCGACACGGTCGCCGGCTACTTCAAGGACCTCGGCTACGGCTCCGCCGAGGACGCCGTGGCCGCGGCGACGCGCACGCTGCCGGGCAGCGAGCTCGCGGGCATCACCTACGAGCCCCTCTTCGATTTCTTCGCCGACGCATCCGTCTGGGGCACCGAGCACGCGTTCCAGATCCTCGTCGACGACTACGTCGCCACCGGCGAGGGCACCGGCATCGTGCACCAGGCGCCGGCCTACGGCGAGGACGACCAGCGCGTCGCCACCGCCGCCGGCATCCCCACCATCCTCTCGGTCGACGACGGCGGCCGGTTCCTCGACGTCGTCGCGCCGGTCGCCGGCCAGCAGGTCTTCGACGCGAACAAGCCGCTGTCGAAGCTGCTGAAGGACGCCGGCCGGGTGCTGCGCCAGGCCTCGTACGTGCACTCCTACCCGCACTGCTGGCGCTGCCGCAACCCGCTCATCTACAAGGCGGTCTCGAGCTGGTTCGTGAAGGTCACCGACTTCAAGGACGACCTGCTCGCCGCCAACGAGCAGATCAACTGGGTGCCCGAGAACGTCAAGCACGGGCAGTTCGGCAAGTGGCTCGAGGGCGCCCGAGACTGGTCGATCAGCCGCAACCGCTACTGGGGCAGCCCGATCCCGGTGTGGAAGAGCGACGACCCCAACCACCCGCGCGTCGACGTGTACGGCTCGCTCGACGAGCTCGAGCGCGACTTCGGCGTGCGCCCGACCGACCTGCACCGGCCGGCGATCGACGAGCTCACCCGCCCGAACCCCGACGACCCGACCGGCAGGAGCACCATGCGCCGCATCGAGGACGTGCTCGACGTCTGGTTCGACTCGGGCTCGATGCCGTTCGCGCAGTTCCACTACCCGTTCGAGAACGAGGCCTGGTTCGAGGCGCACAGCCCCGCCGACTACATCGTCGAGTACATCGGGCAGGCGCGCGGCTGGTTCTACGTCATGCACGTGCTGTCGGTGGGCCTGTTCGGGCGGCCGGCGTTCGAGAACGTCATCAGCCACGGCATCATCCTCGGCGACGACGGCTTCAAGGCGTCGAAGTCGCGGCGCAACTACCCCGACGTGAACGAGTCGTTCGACACGTACGGGTCGGATGCGGTGCGCTGGAACCTGATGCAGGGCTCGATCCTGCGGGGCGGCAACTTCGTCGTCTCGGAGGAGGGCATCCGCGAGGCGCTGCGGCAGTTCCACCTGCCGCTGTGGTCGACCTGGTACTTCTTCTCCACCTACGCGAACCGCGCCGCCGACGGCGCGCCGTACCTCGCGAAGCGCAGCACCGCATCCGCCGACGTGCTCGACCGCTACATCCTCGCCAAGCTGCGGCAGACGGTCGAGGCGGCGACGGCGAGCCTCGAGCGGCTCGACGCGACCGGCGCGACGCTCGCGGTGCGCGAGTTCCTCGACGTGCTCACCAACTGGTACGTGCGGCGCTCGCGCGACCGCTTCTGGCAGGGCGTCGCCGCCGACGGCCCGGCTGGGACGAGCGCGGGCGCCGAGGCGTTCGACACCCTCTGGACGGTGCTCGAGACCCTCACCCGCATCGCCGCGCCGCTGTCGCCGCTCGTCACCGAGGAGGTCTGGCGGGGACTGACCGGCGGCCGCTCGGTGCACCTGACGGACTGGCCGGATGCGTCGGCGCTGCCGGCCGACGACGCCCTCGTCGCGCAGATGGATGCGGTGCGCGCGGTCGCGAGCGTCGGCAACGCCCTGCGCAAGCAGGCGCGGAAGCGCGTCAGGCTGCCGCTGCCGACCCTCACGGTCGTCGGCGACGTCGATGTGGCGGCATTCCGGGCCGTGCTGCAGGACGAGCTGAACGTGCGCGAGGTCGTGCTCGAGCCCGCCGGCCCCGACGCGCTCGAGCGCTACGGCATCTCGCGGCGGCTGCAGGTCAACGCCCGCGCGGCCGGCCCGCGCCTCGGCAAGGACGTGCAGCGGGCGATCCAGGCGGCGCGCGCCGGCGACTGGAGCGTCGACGGCGAGGCGGTCGTGGCGGGCGGCATCGCGCTCGAGGAGGGCGAGTACGAGCTGGCGCTCGAGGTCGCCGACGAGACGGCTGCGGTCGGGTTCCTGCCCGGCGGCGGCTTCGTCGTGCTCGACACCGCCACCACGCCGGAGCTCGAGGCCGAGGGCCTGGCCCGCGACGTCGTGCGCGCCGTGCAGTCGGCGCGCAAGGATGCCGGCCTCGACGTGAGCGACCGCATCCGCCTCGTGCTCGGCTCCGACGCCCACGGCGTCGCCGCGCTCGAGGCCAACCGCGAGCTGGTGATGGGCGAGACGCTCGCCGTCGAGCTCGACCTCGAGCGCGTCGACGACACCATGGGCGAGCTGGCCGACGGCCGCACCGCGCACCGCGTGGGCGACGGGTCGCCGCTCGCCATCACGATCGAGCGGGCCGAGGGCGCCGCGGCCTCCTCCGCCGGCACGCACGCCACCGCCTACACCGCCGAGGGGGCGCAGGCATGA
- a CDS encoding vitamin K epoxide reductase family protein, producing the protein MSDTRPAHIAAPIWLGVVLIVTGLLGLLGSFSLSVERIELLLNPEEALSCDLNPFLSCSGAIESEQGELFGFPNPFLGLMTFPAPIIMGALTLGRVAMPRWVWTTFSIGVLGGMAIVLFLAQQSVFVLGFVCPWCFLVWMAMYTMSFPLWVWAFGAGAIPAPAGLRRTAARFSSWGWVLSLALAVVVVVTIMIVLPGIPRYLFAF; encoded by the coding sequence ATGTCTGATACTCGTCCCGCCCACATCGCCGCGCCCATCTGGCTCGGCGTGGTGCTCATCGTGACCGGCCTGCTCGGCCTGCTCGGCTCGTTCTCGCTCTCGGTCGAGCGCATCGAGCTGCTGCTCAACCCGGAGGAGGCGCTCAGCTGCGACCTGAACCCCTTCCTCTCGTGCTCGGGCGCGATCGAGTCGGAGCAGGGCGAGCTGTTCGGCTTCCCCAACCCGTTCCTCGGGCTCATGACCTTCCCCGCGCCGATCATCATGGGCGCGCTCACGCTCGGCCGCGTCGCGATGCCGCGCTGGGTGTGGACGACCTTCTCGATCGGCGTGCTCGGCGGCATGGCGATCGTGCTCTTCCTCGCGCAGCAGTCGGTGTTCGTGCTCGGCTTCGTCTGCCCCTGGTGCTTCCTGGTGTGGATGGCGATGTACACGATGTCGTTCCCGCTCTGGGTCTGGGCGTTCGGCGCCGGCGCGATCCCCGCACCCGCCGGCCTCAGGCGCACCGCCGCGCGCTTCTCGTCATGGGGATGGGTCCTGTCGCTCGCGCTCGCGGTGGTCGTCGTGGTGACGATCATGATCGTGCTGCCGGGCATCCCCCGCTACCTCTTCGCGTTCTAG